Proteins from a genomic interval of Syngnathus typhle isolate RoL2023-S1 ecotype Sweden linkage group LG15, RoL_Styp_1.0, whole genome shotgun sequence:
- the il13ra2 gene encoding interleukin-13 receptor subunit alpha-2 — protein MLAFKPAQGTLLMVLLIICMEASQCTIFQVDPPEEIKIIDPGHLGRMEITWTPPASLIHIQECPTLYQLEYFNAYTQRWDVIKTPHRTYSAQFDLMKDIQVRVYTLLGEHCAYNTWIKSQNYTELVQKPPREDPRAVYNFDCVFYNMEHLICTWRNYHNLPSNAQIYLYYWHKELEQTEECPKYLFRNGVRSGCSFTGKPLPDFTDVNFCVNGSSPEGPLRPTYKSLQIQNNVKPDPAEKLTLQQDHDTQIQLHWKKPDGNVPEHCLIWEVEHTSKESQKENVQSEKIYTTDTSLIFPAVAERNCFRVRSKLYKYCVARSFWSEWSHQRCI, from the exons atgttggCATTTAAACCAGCTCAGGGAACTTTACTGATGGTGCTCTTAATAATCTGCATGGAGGCATCGCAATGCACTATTTTTCAAG TGGACCCCCCCGAGGAGATTAAAATCATAGATCCTGGTCATCTTGGCCGTATGGAAATTACATGGACTCCCCCAGCAAGCTTAATTCATATCCAAGAATGTCCAACGCTTTACCAGTTGGAATACTTCAATGCCTATACGCAGCGTTGGGAT gttATTAAGACTCCTCACAGGACATACAGTGCTCAGTTTGATCTGATGAAGGATATTCAAGTTAGAGTGTACACCCTGCTGGGGGAACACTGTGCTTATAACACTTGGATCAAAAGTCAGAACTACACGGAACTGGTGCAGAAACCTCCCAGAGAGG ATCCTCGTGCAGTATATAACTTTGATTGTGTCTTTTATAATATGGAACATCTGATCTGCACGTGGAGAAATTACCACAATTTGCCATCCAACGCACAAATATATTTGTATTACTG GCACAAAGAATTGGAACAGACAGAGGAATGTCCTAAGTACCTTTTCAGAAATGGAGTCAGAAGTGGTTGCAGCTTCACGGGAAAACCTCTCCCTGATTTTACTGATGTCAACTTCTGTGTAAATGGTTCTTCTCCTGAAGGCCCCCTGAGGCCTACATATAAATCCCTTCAAATTCAAAACAATG tgAAACCTGATCCTGCGGAGAAGCTGACGCTGCAGCAAGATCATGACACTCAAATCCAACTTCACTGGAAGAAACCTGATGGAAATGTTCCTGAACACTGCCTTATATGGGAGGTGGAGCACACCAGCAAAGAATCACAAAAGGAAAATGTGCAGTCG GAGAAAATTTACACCACGGACACAAGCCTGATTTTCCCTGCTGTGGCTGAGCGCAACTGCTTCAGGGTACGCTCCAAGTTGTACAAATATTGTGTGGCGAGAAGCTTCTGGAGCGAATGGAGTCACCAAAGATGTATTTAA
- the LOC133168483 gene encoding transmembrane protein 47-like codes for MSMNDVYVLRPFKLIALLCVFLALCLDLVALLSPAWVTADHFSLSLWESCSQSEARQPDEEASWSCFSTLTSDWQIATLVLLVGGAAATLVAFLVGLISLCRGTQRKHYRTVSVFLFTAVVLQACALVLYPIKFIDGTVLQTYHEFNWGYGLGWGATIFMLGGGVLFCLRTDIYEDAMY; via the exons ATGTCGATGAACGACGTGTACGTGCTGCGGCCGTTCAAGCTGATCGCGCTGTTGTGCGTCTTCCTGGCTCTCTGCCTGGACCTGGTGGCGCTGCTCAGTCCAGCGTGGGTCACGGCCGACCACTTCTCCCTATCCCTGTGGGAGTCGTGTTCCCAGTCCGAGGCGAGGCAGCCGGACGAGGAGGCTTCGTGGAGCTGCTTCTCCACTCTCACTTCTG ACTGGCAGATCGCCACCCTTGTGCTGCTGGTGGGCGGTGCCGCGGCAACCCTGGTGGCCTTTTTGGTGGGCCTCATTTCCCTGTGCCGTGGGACCCAGAGGAAGCACTACCGCACTGTGTCCGTCTTCCTCTTCACTGCAG tTGTCCTGCAGGCCTGCGCTTTGGTCCTGTACCCAATCAAGTTCATCGACGGGACGGTTCTGCAAACCTATCACGAATTCAACTGGGGCTACGGACTCGGCTGGGGCGCCACCATCTTCATGCTGGGCGGCGGAGTCCTCTTCTGCCTGCGAACGGACATATATGAGGATGCAATGTATTGA